ATAGTGATGTGTCCTCAGTGTGACAAGTTCTGCAATTACTGGAGGTTGAACTCCACATGTGAGGCGTCAAAAGTGAGACACAGTTCATTTGTCGTTGCTGATGATATGCTGATGTTAGTCCACCTCTTTTGTGTCTTCGTGGACAGAAACTGTGTAACATTGGAACGTTTCACGGACGCTTTGTTGCGTTTTCAGCCGCCTTTACTAAAGCAACGCAGTTTTTAATGTCATCAGTGGACCcccaaatgaaagaaaaccatTTAATCGGTTTCTCTAACAGTCAAAGTAACGAACAGTTCAGCTGGTTTGCATTTCAAAACTGTCCCTCTTGTTTTACAGAAACTTTGCATATTTGATAACTTTGGAACGCTGGTGTTCGCAGTTTTCATGTCTATCTGGGGTAAGTTAAATACAAGTACAGCTACATATCAATGTTCAccctttatgacatttttatcgtATTCCCCTTTTGTATTTATGATGtgttcatttgactttttttttttttaatgttgtcatcatcatttccactgtCTCATGGTTTCCCTGCTCCGTCTGTCAGTGACGTTGTTCCTGGAGTTTTGGAAGCGTTACCAGGCAGAGCTGGAGTACGAGTGGGACACAGTGGAGTTTCTGGAGCAGGAGCAGCCGCCTCGTCCAGAGTACGAGGCCAAATGTATCTATGAGAGGAAAAATCCCATCACAGGggtaaatcacacacacacagactttttttttattctaattgaATCATAGTCAGAATATTCCTTCgtggtaaaaggaaaaaaaaaaaatgccatatTGTTGTCAGAGATTAATatttcatcatgtttgtttgtgattgTAGGTGAAAGAAAAAGTTCCTTACACAACCTGTGGACGATGTGTCAGGGTGTCGATTGGAATAGGGACCGTCCTGTTCTGGGTAATGTTAATTCATTTCCAATCcgctttttatttttgccagTGTATAATTCCAGTTTCCCCATTAGGTTTCTCTAAACAAATATTAgtaaatgtgtatattatatCTGAAAGAGAAAGGTGTTtaactataaatatatataaatataattttgtatttaaaacttaattttcctTATATGATGAATTTAATCTAGATAAATGACATATTCTTGCATGTTTAATTCAAAAACTTAGTGTTTCTTAACTGGAAATGTCTGAATAATACTCAAATACTGATCCTCTCTTTGTCCTTTCAGATTCTCTTGATTCTGGCATCCATCGTGGCCATCATTGTCTATCGCCTGGCCGTCTTCTTTTCCTTCTCAACTCGATTCAGGAATCAGGAGCTGAAGGAGCTGGAGCCGCTGAAGGAGTACGTGACGCCGCAGATGGCCACCGCCGTCACCGCGTCGCTCATCAGCTTTGTCGTGATCATGATCCTCAACATGCTTTATGAGCGCGTCGCCATCTGGATCACTGACTTTGGTGAGTTTGAACTGTACACAGGCCTTTGTCTTACCTGTACGCAGTTTAATCCTTTAAACCTTTTCTCGTCTAACACGCAACGACAGAACTCCCGCGGACTAAGACGGACTACGAGAACAGCTTAACCCTGAAGATGTTCCTCTTTCAGTTTGTAAACTATTACTCCTCGTGCTTCTACATCGCCTTCGCTAAAGGGAAAGCAGTCAGTTATCCAGGGCAGCCCGTTTACCTCTTGGGGAAGTACAGGAACGAGGAGGTAATGACGTGTCTAGTCTAGCTGTTGCATGCCGATTAACAGCTGTAATGTGTGTCTTAATCTGTGTCTCGTGGCTGCAGTGTGATCCCGGTGGTTGTCTGATCGAGCTGACGACTCAGCTGTCTATCATCATGGGGGGGAAAGCCATCTGGAACAACATCCAGGAAGTCTTGCTGCCGTACGTCATCAGAAATTTAGACTTATTTATTGAagcttttggtgattttgttgttgatgatgttgctGATGAACAATGTATTACTAGGGCTGCAAACACAGCACCACCCATGCATGTCAGGGTGTGGTGACCCTAGAGAGAGGCCACCAATTATTTATGTTAGAGGATCACAAATGTAGACAACACCCTgaaagcatccatccatccatcttctaccgatttatcctccacatgagggtcacgtggGAAGGCAGGGTTCAACCTGGATAGGTtgccggtccatcacagggccacatatcgagacaaacaaccattcaggtcagtttagagtgtccaatttgccttatCCCCGAAATCAtcctgggttctccggtttcctcctacagtccaaaccggagaaaaccccacacacacacggggagaacatgcaaactccatgacataaaacaaatcactctcAGTGTCAGCAGCTGACgtgagagacacagagcgaGTCGAGTGCGGCTGATCAGCTTAAtcggcattgtgtgaactcgtttGACAGAAGTTTGAATCTTGTTCAAATTCAAACGTTGCAAAATACAGTTTGTTGTGTATTGATCTCATCCAACCCTCCGCAGGTGGGTGAAGAATTTGATTTCCCGCTATTGCACCCGCGTGGCGTCCGAGAAGGTGATCCCTCGCTGGGAGCAGGACTATCAGCTGCAGCCCGTTTCAAAACTGGGCCTGTTCTACGAATATCTTGAAATGGGTGAGAAACTTTTCGATAGCGATCTTTTGGATCACTTTTAGGAATGTTTCCAAATGATTTTATGAAATGTTCTGGAAGAAAACCGGTTGTGTGAGTTATGTGAGATGAGGAAATTGAGAGTGAGTcacattttcttctgcttcGTCCTGATTATGATGAACTAAGAATACCTGGTGCACTGATAGTGACAGAATGTAATGGTTGTTAAGGGTTAATGTCGATACATTTATTAACAACAGTATTGAGATTTCACTGCAGGTAGGTCTTGATATCTCATTTGAAGATGGTTCGTAAAATGGAATAaggtgttttaattatttttatagtGTTTTAGTTTCTGGAGGAATACCTCAATTAGTAATGTATATGCAGATTCCTCAAAATCAGGATCTTGTCCTGGATTCTGGGAGTTTGCAAAAACATAACCAGGATACACTCGTAAGACAGGCCAAGCTTTTTGATATATGATATCATTATCAATTAAATGTATTagtgtctttatttttcatatctTGTCTTCTCACAGTCATCCAGTTTGGCTTTGTGACCTTGTTCGTGGCCTCCTTCCCGCTAGCTCCAGTCCTCGCGCTGGTCAACAACCTGTTTGAGATCCGGGTGGATGCTTGGAAAATCACCACTCAGTTTCGTCGCGTCCAGCCAGAGAAGGCTCAGGATATCGGGGCCTGGCAGCCCATTCTTCAGGGCATCGCCATCTTGGCTGTTGCCACAAATGTTAGTCACTGTTTACACCCAGTTATGAGTTAAGCAGGTAGAGTAGTAAATCGGATTTTAAAGCGTAATGTGACAGACGTATGAACTCATATGAAACTACATGGACTGATAGTGTGACAGTAACTGTCCTTGTCTGCTTTCAccacatttactgtgtgtgtcaaCAGGCCATGATCATTGCTTTTACATCAGACATGATCCCACGGCTGGTCTACTACTGGTCATTCTCCGTGTACCCGTATGGAGAGCACTACAATAACACCATGGAGGGCTACATCAACAGCTCGCTGTCCATATTCAGAACCAGTGATTTCTCCAACTACAGCAGGCCCCTCATGGAAAGTGCCCCGTCCATCACATCCTGCAGGTACAGGGTTTGAGTCTTTGTTTTAGTTGAATTTATATGTCCCCAGAGGAAGTCACTATGCGTGTGCTCTGAGGGAAACTATTAAACTTTTCATTTCGTAGGTATCGAGATTTCCGTTATCCTCCAGGACATCCCAGACAGTATGAACACAACGTCTACTACTGGCACGTGGTCGCGGCAAAAATGGCTTTTATAATTGTTTTAGAGGTGGGTAAAAAAACGGAGAAATCTCCCCGACTCTAAAATGTGATAACTGATAAAGGAcgtctccttcttttttttttttgtcctcacagcACATCGTTTACCTCACCAAGTTCATCCTCTCCTACGTGATCCCGGATGTCCCGTACGCCGTCAAAGAGCAGATCAAGCGAGAGAAGTACCTGACCCAGGTTATACTCCACGAGACCAACCTCAAGCTGGTGACCAAACGCTTGAAACCGGCCGACGACGGCACTCGCAAACGGACAGAATTGAAAGATGGGAAAGAAGAACTGGAGCTTGATTTCTGACATGACTTCGCGTGACGTCTGTTAAAATACTGACAAAGCCCCAGTGACAAACTGAACTTCATTATGGTAAATAAATGTGGAGATAACGATAGGACAGAAGAAAAAATTGAATGGAGAAACCACTGCTGACTCATCCCTAAAACCTTGTCCTCATGCTGTGCACTCCCTCGGTGTGTTTGGCTCATGTCAAGCCAATTTCACCCATGGCACTTGTGATGTCTGGAATGTGTTTAAAGCTTAAACAGTGTGGTTGAAAGCTCGGGAAAAGGCATGTAAGTAGCCTTTCTGttgggatttttcttttttttctggaaaaaaattTGTTCATTAAATCCAAAACATTCACAAAAATATGCAGTATCTCTGGAATATGAGGCCTTAGCACTGACACCCCTGGTGTCTTAATCCGTCCTTTCTCCAATTTTCACCCAGTTGCCCTAAAATATCAGTATTAATCTTTACAAAATTTAGTATGTTAAACCTTTGTTATGTTAaaaatgtaccttttttttaCACTCCCACCCCTGTAACTTGTGTAAAATAGTAATCTGTCAAGACAACTCAAAGAGCCCCATCTTGGCAATCCTGGCACAAAGctacaacaaagaaaatgttgctGGAAACGGATGCACATATCCTTTTTTCCTGCACACACATCCTTGAATGGCACATCACACCATGGGCACTGATGAGTGTGTTGGTCTTAAAAATGGGGTGTGGTGAGGAGCATTGTTGGGGCCATTGTTATTGTGTTGCAGTGGGAAAtcattgtgctttttttcctcagcaGTGAAATGTCCTGGCCAATATCAAGACACTAGATTACTAATACATGTAAGTAGGTTTTATCACTTTtgcaaaatgcaaatgcagttCAGTTTCGCCAGTTTCGGACAGAGAAAtgtgaaaagaggaagaccaagGTCACTGCAGGCTCTACCAAATGAGCTATCCATGGCCCTAGTCTGCATTTTCAGTGGTTGAGTTGATGTAAGTGAAGTCCACtgttatgttattattgttgcacTTCCAGTCCTGTGTAAGGATGAACCATCTGGGGAAAAGAactaattgtgatttttgtgatCATGATTTTAATTGTGGTATAATTATTTTTAGGTCAACTTCTAGTTCAATTATGTACAAAATGTGATGGAGCCTATGTGATACTATCAAAATATTGACTATTATAGTCTAGTTTTAAGAAGGAGAACttgtatattacattttatgtaattggcataaaacaaagaacaatcaaacataaaaacaattacATTGCAACCACTGATTTGTTTATTGCcttgtttcaaattgcaatttcgttattgtctttttttttttaaacgataAATTGTTCCGTCCAAGTCCTGTGCCACTGACCACTACTCTTTACATCCTGTGATACAGTACTTTGGTGGCATGTCGTGACGTTTACATGCTACTGCTACCTCTTAGGAACAAGAGTgttaaagtacattttacattGAATAGTTTCCGCACACGTTTGTGCTGATTTATAATCATGTGTGTTATTCATAACTTAATCTCAGAACGGTGTAGATTGACAAGCACATCGTGATGAGAACTATCGCCTCTACTTCAGCATCGTTCTAAACCTCGACAGTCTTGTgaattgtcattgttttgtctatttttagcTTGAACTGGTCAAGCAAAGTTTGCCCTGCTTGTTGTGACGACATGCCACTGCAGGAATTTACTCTTCTCCTGTGTCATTGCTGATCTCTAAGATCAAAACCACTGTTGTATTATTCCGTGGCCTTTTGATTTTGAACAACTGTCTGTACTACAAGAAAGACGTGTATGTAAGCAGTATACCAGTATGCCATatgtctgcttttattttgttgtattttacagtgtcattaaattgtttttataaaaaaaatggttttcatcattttcatctaAAAGATTCAAAACTATCCGAAGTACTGTTATGTGTCGTTTAAGTTTAATGCTCTACCATTGCAACTGTACTACAGCTCAGTAGACATCAGTCCTACTGGAATCCCAATGCCTACCCAATGCAGACTTTACACAGTTCTTTCTTTCAATATACCCAGTTTGTCAAGTTTAAAAGCACTTTGTTATGAAAACAGGTTTAAGAACTACTGGTTTCCTGATAAAGGAGACTTTATGAAGTTCTATTCTTCCTTCTTCTGTTCTTCCTGCTGGAG
This Solea solea chromosome 3, fSolSol10.1, whole genome shotgun sequence DNA region includes the following protein-coding sequences:
- the ano6 gene encoding anoctamin-6, encoding MSDNDILEMDSVSETEEMEAELGMIEEDMVYPEEFLPTYHSIKEGTNVTKTRQAEFNDKPESLFFNDGVRRIDFILVYEDEDKKEFDKRHTFQRRKRRREYFEASLMKMGMELEATKSVIDAKLMFVKIHMPWDVLCTYAEVLHIKLPIQPNDLASRPSPWRFFTFITKHFYPSEELIGKEAEFFTAPFEKDHLELFHIKDKDNFFTPSMRSRMAYYILSRAPYEIRGSVKKFGITKLLDGGVYKAAYPLHDGRFNVMSTEPGSLNERFLLYNEWAHPKSFYKMQPLDLIRKYYGEKIGIYFAWLGFYTVMLALAAVVGLGCFIYGFKTQETSTWSKEVCDPDIGGNIVMCPQCDKFCNYWRLNSTCEASKKLCIFDNFGTLVFAVFMSIWVTLFLEFWKRYQAELEYEWDTVEFLEQEQPPRPEYEAKCIYERKNPITGVKEKVPYTTCGRCVRVSIGIGTVLFWILLILASIVAIIVYRLAVFFSFSTRFRNQELKELEPLKEYVTPQMATAVTASLISFVVIMILNMLYERVAIWITDFELPRTKTDYENSLTLKMFLFQFVNYYSSCFYIAFAKGKAVSYPGQPVYLLGKYRNEECDPGGCLIELTTQLSIIMGGKAIWNNIQEVLLPWVKNLISRYCTRVASEKVIPRWEQDYQLQPVSKLGLFYEYLEMVIQFGFVTLFVASFPLAPVLALVNNLFEIRVDAWKITTQFRRVQPEKAQDIGAWQPILQGIAILAVATNAMIIAFTSDMIPRLVYYWSFSVYPYGEHYNNTMEGYINSSLSIFRTSDFSNYSRPLMESAPSITSCRYRDFRYPPGHPRQYEHNVYYWHVVAAKMAFIIVLEHIVYLTKFILSYVIPDVPYAVKEQIKREKYLTQVILHETNLKLVTKRLKPADDGTRKRTELKDGKEELELDF